In one Tepidisphaeraceae bacterium genomic region, the following are encoded:
- a CDS encoding S8 family serine peptidase has product MLRRVTDRAVVELLEKRQLFSAAFDVVQLSTMRNDPVYAGVDGSGIGVAVIDTGTYAAHPDLRNNFKAYYDAVSNGPVLTNVDDAGVRDPGGHGTHVAGTAVSSNPEIGVAPAAGLIGIRGLTAEGEAYPRFDPVLQGLRWVLANHEQFNIKVVNMSLGVYSENINSELPASDESRVIDQLEAVGITVVSAMGNGYGGFVAPGSSTPGVYSTIQVANTWEDSGTANDRNVIGLDSSGKWGVIDNQPVADQLSASSQRSTLPNSVAAPGTTIYSTWNGDGGLMYNTIRGTSMASPLVAGAVALMQDAAMSFGGRYLAPADVLQIIRQTADAVVDQQTPGTSRIPLTRDANGQPVQAGPAEDIPETGNTYLRINVYKAMQRVRDLVTNGGTNPPQEPPPTDPGTRVDDTNHTTASAIALPSLDATSTYTATGNVGTDGQVNVGPNDIDLYKITLESPGVASFAFSGLEAGLDLYPRLFDAAGMELAFAGNTATSVTTQQLAAGTYYFGVSSETNTAYDINAGTGATNGASTGAFTFTVGLINDDPNGVFQGAVEVDLTNPDTIYPVNDLPASFFTGNIDSDPNPVDPAGDRIDIGATDVDMFRVIAPDSGTLTIDIDAIGSTAHSTDGVDSYVKVFRLLDDGTVELVTDNDDEGAGNTDSYLQLSLEEGQTYFVAVTTYGNRNFDPADPFNRTSEDNETGLYDMYLSFENGDVNGTLFGAVDLLEAQQNGVVLGQIGADFGAPLAGAATNGGYKDVDFFTYTAPTDGLLDVTATSDNMNPTVALWQLSDDGTDVVRVGGDASTGARVVMMVTAGQEIGISATGEGNGAFNWFAPASGTGGDTGTYELTAVLRDPSDVKTNDSVNGGTPEALPLNTPMTRNLGFDGPLANGEADVDLYQIVAGAAGNYTFIADTSAEHSADTVLRVFNSAGQEIAFNDNASATTNGSELTVTLAAGQTYYVGVSGAGASARSYDPITGNGAGPGSRGNYVLFASTDAVVTEPAPDLTAVVAAPRLFTTLVPLDRGVVDVRVSNAGDLTFRAAVGVDVYMSTDQTLDGNDVLVGTMKPRRLAMRPDATKLLRIRMTVPANTGEGTYYLLANVDPANTVVEKSEANNVAVDATPRELKWQFGNVGARRNVRLTLSDGADVPVTFYLRGPGTGQVTRDVNDGIFDLSFTGTTTRSSGSLRSRGVSAIDDISIAGDFRTFTARTVDLLGEVITTGVRGNFRFRNGLVIDVVE; this is encoded by the coding sequence TTGCTGCGCCGCGTCACCGATCGCGCCGTGGTCGAGTTGCTTGAGAAACGCCAACTGTTCAGCGCCGCGTTCGACGTGGTGCAGCTGTCAACCATGCGCAACGACCCGGTTTACGCCGGCGTCGATGGCAGTGGCATCGGCGTGGCGGTGATCGACACCGGCACGTACGCCGCCCACCCCGACTTGCGCAACAACTTCAAGGCCTACTACGACGCGGTCAGCAACGGCCCGGTCCTGACGAACGTGGACGACGCCGGTGTTCGCGACCCCGGTGGCCACGGCACGCACGTCGCCGGCACCGCGGTCTCGAGCAACCCTGAGATCGGCGTCGCGCCGGCGGCCGGCCTGATCGGCATTCGCGGGCTGACGGCCGAGGGTGAGGCCTACCCGCGCTTCGACCCCGTGCTGCAGGGCCTGCGGTGGGTGCTGGCCAACCACGAGCAGTTCAACATCAAGGTCGTCAACATGTCGCTGGGCGTGTACAGCGAGAACATCAACTCCGAACTGCCCGCCAGCGACGAATCGCGCGTGATCGATCAGCTGGAAGCCGTCGGCATCACCGTCGTGTCGGCGATGGGCAACGGTTACGGTGGGTTCGTGGCGCCAGGCTCCAGCACGCCGGGCGTCTACTCGACCATTCAGGTCGCCAACACCTGGGAAGATTCCGGCACGGCCAACGACCGCAACGTCATCGGACTCGACTCGTCCGGCAAATGGGGCGTGATCGACAATCAACCCGTCGCCGACCAGCTGTCGGCCAGCAGCCAGCGCAGCACGCTGCCCAACAGCGTCGCCGCCCCGGGCACCACGATCTACAGCACGTGGAACGGCGACGGTGGGCTGATGTACAATACGATCCGCGGCACCAGCATGGCGTCACCGCTCGTCGCCGGCGCCGTCGCGCTGATGCAGGACGCGGCCATGTCGTTCGGCGGGCGCTATCTGGCCCCCGCCGACGTGCTGCAGATCATCCGCCAGACCGCCGATGCCGTCGTCGACCAGCAGACGCCCGGCACGTCGCGCATCCCGCTCACGCGCGACGCCAACGGCCAGCCCGTGCAGGCTGGCCCGGCCGAGGACATCCCGGAGACCGGCAACACGTATCTGCGCATCAACGTCTATAAGGCGATGCAGCGCGTGCGCGACCTGGTGACCAACGGCGGCACCAACCCGCCGCAGGAACCACCGCCGACCGACCCCGGCACCCGCGTGGACGACACGAACCACACGACCGCCTCGGCGATCGCCCTGCCGTCGCTGGACGCCACCTCGACCTACACCGCCACCGGCAACGTCGGCACCGACGGTCAGGTGAACGTGGGCCCCAACGACATCGACCTGTACAAGATCACCCTCGAATCGCCCGGCGTCGCCAGCTTCGCGTTCAGCGGCCTGGAAGCAGGCTTAGACCTTTACCCACGCCTGTTCGACGCGGCCGGTATGGAACTGGCCTTTGCGGGTAATACCGCCACCAGCGTGACCACCCAACAGCTAGCCGCCGGCACCTACTATTTCGGTGTCAGCAGCGAGACGAACACCGCCTACGACATCAACGCCGGCACCGGCGCCACCAACGGTGCCTCGACCGGCGCGTTCACCTTCACCGTCGGCTTGATCAACGACGACCCGAACGGTGTCTTCCAAGGCGCCGTCGAGGTCGACCTGACCAATCCGGACACGATCTACCCCGTGAACGACCTGCCGGCCAGCTTCTTCACCGGCAACATCGACAGCGATCCGAACCCGGTCGACCCGGCCGGCGATCGCATCGATATCGGCGCGACCGACGTCGACATGTTCCGCGTGATCGCGCCCGACAGCGGCACGCTCACGATCGACATCGACGCTATCGGCTCCACTGCCCACTCGACCGATGGCGTCGACAGCTACGTAAAGGTCTTCCGCCTGCTAGACGATGGGACCGTGGAGCTGGTCACCGATAACGACGACGAGGGCGCCGGCAACACCGATAGCTACCTGCAATTGTCGCTCGAGGAAGGCCAGACGTACTTCGTCGCCGTCACCACGTACGGCAACCGCAACTTCGATCCCGCCGATCCGTTCAACCGCACCAGCGAGGACAACGAGACCGGCCTGTACGACATGTATCTGAGCTTCGAGAACGGCGACGTCAACGGCACGCTGTTCGGCGCCGTCGACCTCCTTGAGGCGCAGCAGAACGGGGTCGTGCTCGGTCAGATCGGCGCCGACTTCGGCGCGCCGCTGGCGGGCGCGGCGACGAACGGCGGGTATAAGGACGTCGACTTCTTCACCTACACCGCCCCCACGGATGGCCTGCTCGACGTGACGGCCACCAGTGACAACATGAACCCCACCGTGGCGCTGTGGCAGCTTAGCGACGACGGCACCGACGTGGTGCGCGTGGGTGGCGATGCCTCGACCGGCGCGCGCGTCGTGATGATGGTGACGGCCGGGCAGGAGATCGGCATCTCCGCCACGGGTGAGGGCAACGGCGCGTTCAACTGGTTCGCGCCCGCCAGTGGCACCGGCGGCGACACCGGCACCTACGAGTTGACGGCCGTGTTGCGCGACCCGTCGGACGTGAAGACCAACGACTCGGTGAACGGCGGCACGCCCGAGGCGCTGCCGCTCAACACGCCGATGACGCGCAACCTCGGCTTCGATGGTCCGCTGGCCAACGGTGAGGCCGACGTCGATCTGTACCAGATCGTCGCCGGCGCTGCGGGCAATTACACGTTCATCGCCGACACCAGTGCCGAGCACAGCGCCGACACGGTACTGCGCGTCTTCAATTCGGCCGGCCAGGAGATTGCGTTCAACGACAACGCCAGTGCCACCACCAACGGTAGTGAGCTGACGGTTACCCTGGCCGCCGGGCAAACCTACTACGTGGGCGTCAGCGGTGCTGGGGCGTCGGCGCGCAGCTATGACCCGATCACCGGCAACGGCGCCGGCCCGGGCAGCCGTGGCAACTACGTGTTGTTCGCGTCGACGGATGCCGTCGTCACCGAACCCGCACCCGACCTGACCGCCGTCGTGGCGGCCCCGCGGCTGTTCACGACGCTGGTGCCGCTGGACCGTGGCGTGGTCGACGTGCGCGTCTCCAACGCCGGCGACCTGACGTTCCGCGCCGCGGTCGGCGTCGACGTTTACATGTCGACCGATCAAACGCTGGACGGCAACGACGTTCTCGTGGGCACAATGAAACCCCGTCGACTGGCGATGCGGCCCGACGCCACCAAACTGCTGCGCATCCGCATGACGGTGCCGGCCAACACCGGTGAGGGCACGTACTACCTGCTGGCCAACGTGGATCCGGCCAACACCGTGGTCGAGAAGAGCGAGGCGAACAACGTCGCTGTGGATGCCACGCCGCGCGAATTGAAGTGGCAGTTCGGCAACGTCGGCGCCCGCCGCAATGTACGGCTGACGCTCTCGGACGGCGCCGACGTGCCGGTGACGTTCTACCTGCGTGGTCCCGGCACCGGACAGGTCACGCGCGACGTGAACGACGGCATCTTCGACCTCTCCTTCACCGGCACCACCACCCGCTCCAGCGGCAGCCTGCGGTCGCGCGGCGTCTCGGCGATCGACGACATCTCGATCGCCGGTGACTTCCGCACCTTCACCGCACGCACGGTCGACCTGCTCGGCGAGGTGATCACCACCGGCGTTCGCGGCAACTTCCGCTTCCGCAATGGCTTGGTGATCGACGTGGTCGAATAA
- a CDS encoding helix-turn-helix transcriptional regulator has protein sequence MIAAKKQIHFGHYIFAARRTRGWSRKELAERARVSDRFIIRIERLPTADTVQTGSYSRLAKALDMTPDELDAAWSSTPVAVPVFRKPRVTSVYQLCQRWGVERAEAVEAVAAWLLAQPDDVQRAALGVKGKPASV, from the coding sequence GTGATAGCAGCGAAAAAGCAAATCCACTTCGGCCACTACATCTTCGCGGCCCGGCGAACGCGGGGCTGGTCGCGGAAGGAACTGGCGGAACGTGCCCGCGTTTCCGATCGGTTCATCATCCGCATTGAACGGTTGCCCACTGCCGACACGGTTCAGACCGGTTCTTATTCGAGGCTCGCCAAGGCGCTCGATATGACGCCCGATGAATTGGACGCAGCGTGGTCGAGCACGCCCGTAGCGGTGCCCGTCTTCCGAAAGCCAAGGGTTACGAGCGTCTACCAACTCTGCCAGCGGTGGGGCGTAGAGCGTGCTGAAGCCGTTGAGGCGGTCGCGGCGTGGTTGCTGGCCCAGCCGGACGACGTGCAGCGGGCCGCATTGGGTGTGAAGGGCAAACCGGCCTCGGTGTAG
- a CDS encoding SOS response-associated peptidase produces MCGRYTLRRVDLVRAAFDAMPTLPFEEFTERPQYNIAPSQDVAVVRVNGKGERVLGLVRWGLIPSWTKDKPKQQPINARAETIATSGMFRQAFERRRCLVPVDGFYEWRKLGDRRQPMFVHRTDDAPFAFAGLWERWRPDPDVEPVDTMTIVTTSPNALMSPIHDRMPVILDRHDYARWLDRDAPGTAVSDLLKPYSGNDLVATPVSTRVNSPRNNDCDCIAPLTDQEAT; encoded by the coding sequence ATGTGTGGCCGCTACACGTTGCGTCGGGTCGATCTGGTACGGGCCGCGTTCGACGCGATGCCGACGTTGCCGTTCGAGGAGTTTACCGAACGGCCGCAGTACAACATCGCGCCGTCGCAGGACGTCGCGGTCGTGCGCGTAAACGGCAAAGGGGAACGGGTGCTGGGGTTGGTGCGGTGGGGACTCATTCCTTCGTGGACCAAGGACAAGCCCAAGCAACAGCCGATCAACGCGCGGGCGGAGACGATCGCGACCAGTGGCATGTTCCGGCAGGCGTTCGAGCGCCGGCGGTGCCTGGTGCCGGTCGACGGGTTCTACGAATGGCGGAAGCTAGGCGACCGCAGGCAGCCGATGTTCGTGCATCGCACGGATGACGCGCCGTTTGCCTTCGCCGGCCTGTGGGAACGCTGGCGCCCGGACCCGGACGTCGAGCCCGTCGATACGATGACGATCGTCACGACGTCACCCAACGCCCTCATGTCGCCAATTCACGACCGCATGCCGGTGATCCTGGATCGACACGATTACGCGCGATGGCTGGATCGCGACGCCCCCGGCACCGCTGTGTCAGATCTGCTGAAGCCCTACAGCGGCAACGACTTGGTGGCGACGCCCGTTTCGACGCGCGTGAACTCGCCGCGGAACAACGACTGCGACTGCATCGCGCCACTGACGGATCAGGAGGCAACCTAA
- a CDS encoding type II secretion system protein: MKRSAFSLVELLVVIGIIAVLIGILVPTVSKIRTSANVANSQQNISTLVSGIERYHADFRAYPGVFPNDSIGTQHYLTPPATNVPLAGLPTQGQLITMSESLVLSLTGGLNLNRDTTPDTFTYEPAYVGRGPASLNPGTAPKQFPAYIEASDARLGAKPYVAFGAADTIIPEFLDGFGGEPLPVLYLRARSGASGIVTRAGQDENGAARNYQYEVAYLAPYFNAATTGGLQDWGLIGDKPMKGDVDILPYFKNATLSGGSNAIGTPRSKDTYILIAAGKDRKYGTDDDITNFGAVAP; encoded by the coding sequence ATGAAGCGTAGCGCCTTTAGCTTGGTCGAGTTGCTCGTGGTCATCGGCATCATTGCCGTCCTGATCGGCATACTCGTGCCGACGGTGTCTAAGATCCGCACGTCGGCCAACGTCGCCAACAGCCAGCAGAACATTTCGACGCTGGTGAGCGGGATCGAGCGTTACCACGCCGACTTCCGCGCCTACCCGGGTGTGTTCCCCAACGACAGTATTGGCACCCAGCACTACCTTACCCCGCCGGCAACGAACGTTCCGCTGGCGGGCCTCCCGACGCAGGGCCAGCTTATCACGATGTCTGAAAGCCTTGTTCTTTCGTTGACGGGCGGACTGAACCTGAACCGCGACACGACCCCCGACACCTTCACCTACGAACCGGCTTACGTGGGCCGCGGTCCGGCATCGCTTAATCCTGGTACCGCGCCGAAGCAGTTCCCGGCGTACATCGAAGCGAGCGACGCCCGGCTGGGTGCCAAGCCCTACGTCGCGTTCGGCGCGGCTGACACCATCATTCCCGAATTTTTAGATGGCTTCGGTGGCGAGCCGTTGCCCGTGCTCTACCTGCGTGCTCGTAGCGGCGCATCGGGAATCGTTACCCGTGCTGGTCAGGATGAGAACGGCGCGGCGCGAAACTATCAGTACGAGGTCGCCTACCTCGCGCCCTACTTCAACGCAGCGACGACGGGCGGCTTGCAGGATTGGGGGCTGATTGGCGATAAGCCGATGAAAGGCGACGTGGATATCCTGCCGTACTTCAAGAATGCGACCCTGAGCGGCGGGAGCAATGCCATCGGCACCCCGCGCAGCAAAGATACCTACATCCTGATCGCCGCCGGCAAGGATCGGAAGTACGGCACCGATGACGATATCACGAACTTCGGGGCGGTCGCGCCTTAA
- a CDS encoding HD domain-containing phosphohydrolase, producing the protein MPLLMHCSDVQPQMRLAEAFRWQGRTMLPGGKMLTPDDIDTLRRRYPDVTLKIGDPVLDAMVNFEDDSRDREVAATAQAQVASTLADVQDRFASRTSIASVNYNAIRDAAASVIDYLKANPVSAALLRRQNTPDNYLSDHSGSVFYLSIVLGSAIREYVTAERRRQTSAGNLSNSLAMDLTPLGLGAMLMDIAMFSLPQVFKPNYVLTDDDRQLIREHPVAGAEMLPDSLPAGVKMIARCHHENYDGTGYPDAMPGLNLHVFVRIVRICDAFVAVTSDRVHRRSKTPARAMWEMLRGPTARHYDPVLMKVFHSLIQPFPIGGKIRLSDGRYGVVVRYNRRDSFRPQMVIAFDAKGERVPTESLTAPFYPGEGPESSLKLASFAGEDLSYLDTATPAEPLAETDWDTITTPLEACYP; encoded by the coding sequence ATGCCACTCCTGATGCATTGTTCCGATGTGCAGCCGCAGATGCGGTTGGCCGAGGCGTTTCGCTGGCAGGGTCGCACGATGTTGCCCGGGGGCAAGATGCTGACGCCCGACGACATCGACACGCTGCGCCGGCGCTACCCGGACGTCACGCTGAAGATCGGCGACCCGGTGCTCGACGCCATGGTGAACTTCGAGGACGACTCGCGCGACCGCGAGGTCGCCGCCACCGCCCAGGCCCAGGTGGCCAGCACGCTCGCCGACGTGCAGGATCGCTTCGCCAGCCGCACGTCGATCGCGTCGGTCAACTACAACGCGATCCGCGACGCAGCGGCATCGGTCATCGACTACCTAAAGGCCAACCCCGTGTCGGCGGCGCTGCTGCGACGCCAGAACACGCCCGACAACTACCTCAGCGATCACTCTGGCAGCGTCTTCTACCTGTCCATCGTGCTTGGCTCGGCGATTCGCGAGTACGTGACTGCCGAGCGCCGACGGCAGACCAGCGCTGGCAACCTGTCCAACAGCCTTGCGATGGACCTGACGCCGTTGGGCTTGGGCGCGATGCTGATGGACATCGCGATGTTCTCGCTGCCGCAGGTCTTCAAGCCCAACTACGTGCTGACCGACGACGACCGCCAGCTGATCCGCGAACACCCGGTCGCCGGCGCCGAGATGCTGCCCGATTCCCTGCCGGCCGGCGTGAAGATGATCGCGCGCTGTCATCACGAAAACTACGATGGCACGGGCTACCCCGATGCCATGCCCGGCCTGAACCTGCACGTGTTCGTGCGCATCGTGCGCATCTGCGACGCGTTCGTCGCCGTCACCAGCGACCGCGTGCATCGTCGGTCGAAGACGCCGGCGCGGGCGATGTGGGAGATGTTGCGCGGCCCGACGGCGCGGCACTACGATCCGGTGCTGATGAAGGTCTTCCACTCGCTCATCCAGCCGTTCCCGATCGGTGGCAAGATCCGCTTAAGCGATGGCCGCTACGGCGTGGTGGTGCGCTACAACCGCCGCGATTCGTTCCGACCGCAGATGGTGATCGCGTTCGACGCCAAGGGAGAACGCGTGCCCACCGAGTCGCTGACGGCGCCGTTCTACCCCGGTGAAGGCCCAGAAAGCAGCCTGAAGCTTGCGAGTTTCGCGGGCGAGGACCTGTCTTATCTGGACACAGCAACGCCCGCCGAGCCACTGGCCGAGACCGACTGGGACACGATCACCACGCCACTGGAAGCATGTTATCCTTGA
- a CDS encoding NAD(P)/FAD-dependent oxidoreductase — protein sequence MTDNATPPQQDIAIIGGGAAGLTAAIFAGETAAPGSRIVVFDGARVLGAKILVSGGGRCNVTHDAVKPADFNGSQNIVRNVLAAFDADATVRWFRSLGVELVREPTGKLFPVANSAKAVVSALLRRCAELDATLQTNSRVRQIIPPAADDQPFTIVYDDGVARFGRVIVCTGGRSLPRSGSDGAGWEILRQLGHTVTPTYAALVPLVLAPQMFHAALSGIAQEVELSTFVGGKRIDHRSGSLLWTHFGISGPVVMDASRHWTIAQESGQEAVLRCNLLPGETFDSTEKWLVESTGDRPKALVLNHLTQRVPERVAASILQHVSIDPATPAGHVSRDARRALVHALTGLVLPVVQQRGWNYAEVTAGGVPLSEIDFRTMQSRKVPRLYLAGEVLDCDGRIGGFNFQWAWATGYLAGRAAAKR from the coding sequence GTGACCGACAACGCCACACCACCCCAGCAAGACATCGCGATTATCGGTGGTGGCGCCGCAGGCCTTACCGCGGCGATCTTCGCGGGTGAGACGGCTGCGCCGGGCAGCAGGATCGTCGTCTTCGACGGCGCACGCGTCTTGGGGGCCAAGATCCTCGTTTCTGGCGGTGGCCGCTGCAACGTGACGCACGACGCGGTGAAGCCGGCCGATTTCAACGGCTCGCAGAACATCGTCCGCAACGTGCTGGCGGCGTTCGATGCCGATGCCACAGTGCGATGGTTCCGATCGCTCGGCGTCGAGCTCGTGCGGGAGCCGACCGGCAAGCTCTTCCCGGTCGCCAACTCTGCCAAGGCGGTCGTAAGTGCGCTGTTGCGCCGCTGCGCCGAACTGGACGCAACGCTGCAAACCAACAGCCGTGTGCGGCAGATCATCCCACCGGCCGCGGATGATCAACCCTTCACGATCGTTTACGACGATGGCGTAGCCCGCTTTGGGCGCGTGATCGTCTGCACCGGCGGCCGGTCACTGCCACGCAGCGGCAGCGATGGCGCGGGATGGGAGATTCTGCGACAACTTGGCCACACCGTCACCCCCACCTACGCCGCCCTCGTGCCGCTCGTGCTGGCGCCGCAGATGTTTCACGCGGCGCTGTCGGGCATCGCGCAGGAAGTGGAGCTGTCGACGTTCGTCGGCGGCAAGCGCATCGACCATCGCAGCGGCAGCTTGCTCTGGACGCACTTCGGCATCAGCGGCCCCGTGGTGATGGACGCCAGCCGCCATTGGACGATCGCGCAAGAGAGCGGACAGGAGGCGGTCCTGCGATGCAACCTCCTGCCCGGCGAAACGTTCGATAGCACGGAGAAGTGGCTGGTCGAATCCACCGGCGATCGGCCTAAGGCGTTGGTGTTGAACCACCTGACCCAGCGCGTGCCCGAGCGCGTGGCCGCCAGCATTTTGCAGCACGTTTCGATCGACCCCGCGACCCCAGCTGGCCACGTTTCGCGCGATGCCCGGCGGGCGCTGGTTCACGCGCTCACGGGTCTCGTTCTACCCGTCGTTCAACAGCGCGGCTGGAACTACGCAGAAGTCACCGCCGGTGGCGTGCCGCTGAGTGAGATTGATTTTCGCACGATGCAGTCGCGCAAGGTGCCTCGCTTGTACCTCGCTGGCGAGGTGCTCGACTGCGATGGGCGCATCGGTGGGTTCAACTTCCAGTGGGCTTGGGCAACTGGCTATCTAGCAGGACGCGCCGCGGCGAAGCGCTGA
- a CDS encoding ROK family transcriptional regulator: MATPNDLRQMNRRRIVLATLRAGAASRSQLAQQTGLSQPTAGKIVDELIADRVLTDHGEPIADPAPPPRLGRPSHMLRLDGGRLRFLAIHLGVVHTRVAALAVAPRLSDVWSQITPTAGNFKDWLGNVRRMAAAALPRRPEAVLISVPGVVDESAGRSLLSSNLRWIEGVDLLAEVGRALNAPVHVVQECACLAMGQHIIDPASPNFLHVDFGTGVGGAAMIGGTVYRGPLPLASELGHTPVAGNVRKCGCGGTGCLETMVSRDALAMVVTGGRGYGSGGWQATVDRVTRHGVGSALGESLDAAGLVIAGAINMMGLNRVVLTGSVTELPGTVERIASAVRAGAMWERFGEIDVRAVPRHRLAGLAMVAIDRLIAPPVDDRADAAR; encoded by the coding sequence ATGGCGACCCCGAACGACCTGCGTCAAATGAATCGGCGGCGAATCGTCCTGGCAACGCTGCGCGCCGGAGCCGCGTCGCGCTCCCAGTTGGCGCAGCAGACTGGCCTGAGCCAGCCCACCGCCGGCAAGATCGTCGACGAGCTGATCGCCGACCGGGTGCTCACCGATCATGGTGAACCGATCGCCGACCCCGCGCCACCCCCGCGCCTCGGCCGGCCCAGCCACATGTTGCGCCTGGACGGCGGGCGGCTACGCTTCCTGGCGATTCATCTCGGCGTCGTGCACACGCGCGTCGCGGCGCTTGCGGTTGCGCCACGGCTGAGCGACGTGTGGTCACAGATCACACCGACCGCTGGCAACTTCAAAGACTGGCTGGGAAACGTGCGCCGCATGGCTGCCGCAGCCTTGCCGCGCCGGCCCGAGGCGGTCTTAATCAGCGTTCCGGGTGTGGTCGACGAGTCGGCGGGTCGATCGCTGCTATCGTCGAACCTGCGCTGGATCGAAGGCGTCGACCTGCTGGCTGAAGTGGGACGTGCGCTGAACGCGCCGGTACACGTGGTGCAGGAGTGCGCGTGCCTGGCGATGGGGCAGCACATCATCGATCCGGCGTCGCCGAACTTCCTGCACGTCGACTTTGGTACTGGCGTCGGTGGCGCGGCGATGATCGGCGGTACCGTCTACCGTGGACCGCTACCGCTGGCCAGCGAACTGGGGCACACGCCGGTCGCGGGAAATGTGCGGAAATGCGGTTGCGGTGGCACCGGGTGCCTGGAGACGATGGTGTCGCGTGATGCGCTGGCGATGGTGGTCACCGGTGGCCGTGGCTACGGTAGCGGCGGGTGGCAGGCCACGGTCGATCGCGTAACTCGACACGGCGTCGGCAGCGCACTGGGCGAGTCCCTTGATGCCGCCGGCCTGGTGATCGCGGGGGCGATCAACATGATGGGCTTGAACCGCGTCGTGTTGACGGGCAGCGTCACCGAACTGCCCGGCACCGTCGAACGCATCGCATCGGCGGTGCGGGCAGGCGCAATGTGGGAGCGGTTCGGTGAGATCGACGTGCGGGCCGTTCCCCGCCATCGGCTCGCGGGGCTCGCGATGGTGGCGATCGATCGGTTGATCGCGCCGCCGGTCGACGATCGTGCGGACGCAGCGAGGTGA
- a CDS encoding sugar phosphate nucleotidyltransferase, with amino-acid sequence MSKVRKAVITAAGRGTRQYPASSAVQKEMFPLVDRDGLTKPVIQIIGEEAIESGIEEICIITAPGEEQQYRDYFRRMSDQDVRSFRGKDWAILASEKLGAFGERLKFAEQHTPDGFGHAVYQAKEFVGDDPFLLLLGDHVYISEERVRCAQQLIRVYEQYMLDAVTGVQPTVEKLLHLFGVIQGNPIDPSKGLYKAGLIYEKPPIEMAREQMVTPGLPAGNYLAHFGMWVFNPGIFDSIEYLIKNNLREKGEIQLTAAQEHFRQQTDKYWVAVTKGQRYDTGIPYGLMETQLALALNGVHRTDICEAIARILAMQVKD; translated from the coding sequence GTGTCAAAGGTTCGCAAAGCCGTCATTACCGCCGCCGGTCGCGGCACGCGCCAGTATCCCGCCAGCAGCGCGGTGCAGAAGGAAATGTTCCCGCTCGTCGATCGCGACGGTCTGACCAAGCCGGTCATCCAGATCATCGGTGAAGAGGCGATCGAAAGCGGCATCGAGGAGATCTGCATCATCACGGCGCCCGGTGAGGAACAGCAGTACCGCGATTACTTCCGCCGAATGAGCGACCAGGACGTGAGGTCGTTCCGCGGGAAGGACTGGGCCATCCTGGCCAGCGAGAAGCTCGGCGCGTTCGGCGAGCGCCTAAAATTCGCCGAGCAGCACACGCCCGACGGTTTCGGGCACGCCGTCTATCAAGCCAAGGAATTTGTCGGTGACGACCCGTTCCTGCTGCTGCTGGGCGACCACGTCTACATCAGCGAGGAACGCGTGCGTTGCGCGCAGCAGCTCATCCGCGTGTACGAACAATACATGCTGGACGCCGTGACCGGTGTGCAGCCGACGGTCGAGAAATTGCTGCACCTGTTTGGCGTCATCCAGGGCAACCCGATCGACCCGAGCAAAGGCCTGTACAAGGCCGGCCTGATCTACGAGAAGCCACCGATCGAAATGGCGCGCGAGCAAATGGTGACGCCTGGCCTGCCGGCGGGCAATTACCTCGCCCACTTCGGCATGTGGGTCTTCAACCCCGGCATTTTCGACTCGATCGAATATCTCATCAAAAACAACCTGCGCGAGAAGGGCGAGATCCAACTGACGGCCGCTCAGGAACATTTCCGCCAGCAGACCGACAAGTATTGGGTGGCCGTTACCAAGGGCCAACGCTACGACACCGGCATTCCCTACGGCCTGATGGAAACCCAACTGGCGCTGGCCCTCAACGGCGTCCACCGCACGGACATCTGCGAAGCCATCGCGCGCATCCTGGCAATGCAGGTGAAGGATTAG